The following are encoded in a window of Anopheles stephensi strain Indian chromosome X, UCI_ANSTEP_V1.0, whole genome shotgun sequence genomic DNA:
- the LOC118517442 gene encoding uncharacterized protein LOC118517442 has translation MGYMAAHPKPRTPSKRRTRVMMLALLFVAGCTLSCPSVAAITTTDALVEATHTTLPVTLGERETETTPDHSVDLSEAETKDPTQRLEIIKQIRKVNQDGSYTVGYEAEDGTFKIESRDVLGNIKGTYGYIDANGDIKRVSYGGQPTQTSPMVSTPHTPEEEIVHIPPRFNRTQHLLMPTTRRPPNYHPPQQLQHHQHLHHNPQHASTLRPSVIQTIPRKRHGYSATSTTATPPTSTAGTTMAMNGGSSTTSTTTTTTTTTESTVTSAATETGGHLAASFGEPTASSTHTSPLHTKPGTLLIIRPTPLPYQSGKTAEQLARPERLEAGKYTHAPSPSKKPVRGNFLRRQLAAPAVSESGEQYEAQPQQIVYGQSAADGELGSIYAGGGKPLYTTHPTPRIPAAVLAARQRAAHIQSVLQAQSQSAPGALPERLTTERVYVKQPARPINGHRHEPAPIVYETSTEPSSEHSYVTDGPASSSVVQIPAANRVLAANEAEAHAEERRPIFRPRPIEFRPRDDNPSPAAGRFRTPYGLPPPYARSFTPLPPPQDSPYGGRVAPDADDKDREADEPQQQHLNSILPYRQQRRLNGGLNLPAGDPAYHQQQQPLSATQQQQNSYPVPIPYNPAQYPPHLGGGRLPSSPYYYDIPPERPLTARDFERILQVLIFRHQQQQVAQQVSRYRLGGGYGGYNGGFPYNPYFPGPSPSPYGLGGPYLGGGYPQQQIPRPPLPFPYGGGPYDGHQGYQNPLYSPSAPSANVRGGVDGGQPDPDAGGYGTVLPAAARRNGQYYQSPLDAGSSAGGSLRSADYLPPEVRESLLYRMLMLAIQAPGGSGEVLPLAAPTGPSNQQLPLHHLQGASSMPRPQAQPTHREQSHAGQGRPDGQSTVTAAATMLPMYSKKPVRSVQILGEE, from the coding sequence CCTCGAACTCCAAGCAAAAGACGAACGAGAGTCATGATGTTGGCGTTGCTGTTCGTTGCCGGTTGCACACTGTCCTGTCCGTCGGTGGCAGCCATCACGACAACGGACGCCCTGGTGGAGGCAACACACACAACGCTCCCGGTGACGCTCGGTGAGCGTGAAACGGAGACCACACCCGACCACTCGGTCGATCTGAGCGAAGCGGAAACCAAGGACCCAACGCAACGGTTGGAGATCATCAAGCAGATCCGCAAGGTGAATCAGGATGGGTCGTACACGGTCGGGTACGAAGCGGAGGACGGTACGTTCAAGATCGAAAGTCGGGATGTGCTGGGTAACATCAAGGGTACGTACGGGTACATCGATGCGAACGGTGACATTAAGCGTGTGTCGTACGGTGGTCAGCCGACTCAGACCAGCCCGATGGTATCCACGCCACACACACCCGAAGAGGAGATTGTCCACATACCGCCAAGGTTCAACCGTACCCAGCATCTACTGATGCCGACCACCCGCCGGCCACCAAACTATCATCCACCGCAGCAGCTacagcaccatcagcatctGCACCACAACCCCCAGCATGCCAGCACACTGCGCCCAAGCGTCATACAGACTATACCGCGCAAACGTCACGGTTACTCAGCGACCTCCACCACAGCAACGCCACCAACGAGCACCGCTGGCACAACGATGGCAATGAACGGTGGTtcgtccaccaccagcaccaccaccacaaccacaaccaccaccgaaaGCACGGTCACATCGGCCGCCACCGAAACTGGAGGCCATCTGGCAGCATCCTTCGGTGAGCCTACAGCATCCTCAACGCACACCTCACCATTGCACACGAAGCCCGGTACGTTGCTTATCATTCGTCCAACACCGCTACCCTACCAGTCTGGCAAGACCGCCGAACAGCTTGCCCGTCCCGAACGACTCGAAGCAGGCAAGTACACACACGCCCCATCACCCTCGAAGAAACCCGTCCGTGGTAACTTCCTGCGCCGTCAGCTGGCAGCACCGGCGGTCAGCGAATCCGGCGAACAGTACGAAGCACAGCCGCAGCAAATCGTTTACGGCCAGTCGGCGGCGGACGGTGAGCTCGGCAGCATCTATGCCGGCGGTGGTAAACCACTCTACACGACCCACCCAACGCCACGCATCCCAGCCGCCGTGCTAGCCGCACGTCAACGAGCCGCCCACATCCAGAGCGTACTGCAGGCACAGTCGCAATCCGCGCCAGGTGCACTTCCCGAGCGGCTAACAACGGAGCGCGTCTACGTAAAGCAACCGGCCCGCCCGATCAACGGGCATCGGCACGAACCAGCACCGATCGTGTACGAAACTTCCACCGAACCGAGCTCCGAACACAGCTACGTTACCGATGGTCCCGCGTCATCGTCCGTCGTGCAGATACCGGCCGCCAACCGTGTACTGGCGGCAAACGAAGCGGAAGCTCACGCCGAAGAACGGCGTCCCATCTTCCGTCCGCGGCCAATCGAGTTCCGTCCGCGTGATGATAATCCCTCACCTGCCGCCGGTCGTTTCCGAACACCGTACGGGCTACCTCCACCCTATGCACGCTCGTTCACACCACTGCCACCGCCGCAGGATTCCCCGTACGGTGGACGTGTTGCACCAGACGCGGACGATAAGGATCGTGAAGCGGACgaaccacagcagcaacatttgAACAGCATCCTACCCTACAGACAGCAGCGTCGTCTTAATGGGGGTCTTAACCTTCCGGCAGGAGACCCAGcctaccaccagcagcagcaaccactgAGCGcgacacagcagcagcagaactcTTACCCTGTCCCGATCCCGTACAATCCGGCCCAGTACCCTCCACATCTAGGCGGCGGACGACTACCATCCAGTCCGTACTACTACGACATTCCCCCGGAGCGGCCTCTAACAGCGCGTGACTTTGAGCGTATTCTGCAGGTACTGATCTTccgccatcagcagcagcaggtcgcACAGCAGGTATCGCGATACCGTCTGGGAGGAGGCTATGGTGGCTACAATGGTGGGTTCCCGTACAATCCTTACTTCCCCGGACCATCTCCGTCGCCGTACGGGCTCGGAGGCCCCTACCTCGGCGGAGGTTATCCTCAGCAGCAGATCCCACGACCACCGCTACCCTTCCCATACGGAGGTGGACCGTACGATGGGCATCAGGGTTATCAGAACCCACTGTACAGTCCTTCCGCACCGAGCGCCAATGTGCGCGGTGGTGTGGATGGTGGTCAACCCGATCCTGATGCCGGTGGGTACGGCACTGTTCTACCGGCCGCCGCCCGACGCAACGGTCAGTACTATCAGTCACCGCTGGACGCAGGCTCCTCGGCCGGTGGGTCACTCCGTTCGGCCGACTATCTACCACCGGAGGTACGCGAAAGTCTTCTGTACCGGATGCTGATGCTCGCGATACAGGCACCTGGCGGGTCGGGTGAGGTGTTACCGCTCGCCGCACCAACTGGACCCTCCAACCAGCAGCTACCGTTGCACCATCTGCAGGGTGCGTCCTCGATGCCACGACCCCAGGCGCAACCAACCCATCGAGAACAGAGCCATGCGGGACAGGGACGTCCGGATGGGCAGAGTACGGTGACGGCGGCTGCCACCATGCTACCGATGTACAGCAAAAAACCCGTGCGAAGTGTACAAATTCTTGGTGAAGAGTAG